One Rosa chinensis cultivar Old Blush chromosome 5, RchiOBHm-V2, whole genome shotgun sequence genomic region harbors:
- the LOC112166088 gene encoding TPR repeat-containing thioredoxin TTL1 — MSHAGKPISEPGVDSSLSDRLRDSLSCEANKPDFRELDLGSPVSPLRTRQSGGLATATSSSSSSSGSVSGRNGTNPVNAIRSGSGPNNNHSGELSGSSESSPTNTRNSSKPGHTRSNSGSAHPLIYSGQSSSAVNSSPRSNVLPTGNICPSGKILKAGMVPNRTSRTDVLGSGTGYYGHGSIMRGGAAAKSVGAAEAVSSRTSGGGGGELGKRGMGSVDPEEVKRAGNEHYRRGNFAEALSFYDRAIALAPANAAYRSNRAAALTGLGRLGEAVRECEEAVKLDPNYGRAHHRLGSLFLRLGQVENARRHLCLPGLQPDAAELRKLEVVEKHLKKCTDARRVGDWKSVLRENDSAIAAGADFSPQLSMCRAEAHLKLHQIDDAESVLSNIPKLDTYTNSSQSKFFGMLSEAYTYFVLAQIEMAFGRFENAVTSAEKAGKIDPRNLEVASLLQNVRMVVRARARGNDLFKSERFTEACLAYGDGLRLDPSNSVLYCNRAACWFKLGMWEHSIEDCNQALCIKPNYTKALLRRAASNSKLERWVDAVRDYEILRRELPDDNEVAESLFHAQVALKKSRGEEVHNMKFGGEVEEILGLEQFRAAICLPGVSVVHFKAASNLQCKQISPFVDTLCGRYPSINFLKVDIEESPAVANIENVKIVPTFKIYKNGSRVKEMVCPCREMLEHSVRHYSF, encoded by the exons ATGTCGCACGCCGGGAAGCCCATTTCGGAGCCAGGCGTCGACTCCTCGCTCTCCGATCGCCTCCGTGACTCACTGAGTTGCGAGGCCAACAAGCCCGACTTCCGAGAACTCGATCTGGGCTCGCCCGTTTCGCCGCTGCGGACTCGCCAGAGCGGTGGGCTCGCCACTGCCACCAGCAGCAGCTCCAGTTCGTCCGGATCGGTGTCGGGTCGGAATGGAACCAACCCGGTTAATGCGATAAGGTCCGGTTCGGGGCCCAACAACAACCACTCCGGCGAGCTCTCCGGCTCCAGCGAGAGCAGTCCCACAAATACCCGGAATAGCTCCAAACCGGGTCACACGAGATCCAATTCCGGCTCCGCCCACCCGTTAATTTACTCGGGTCAGAGCTCCTCCGCCGTGAACTCGTCGCCGAGATCGAATGTTCTGCCCACCGGGAACATATGCCCATCCGGGAAAATCCTCAAGGCGGGTATGGTTCCGAATCGGACCTCCAGAACCGACGTTTTGGGCTCCGGGACGGGCTACTACGGCCACGGGAGCATAATGCGGGGCGGCGCGGCGGCCAAGAGTGTCGGCGCCGCCGAGGCGGTGAGCTCCAGAACAAGTGGCGGCGGCGGAGGAGAGTTGGGGAAGAGAGGAATGGGGAGTGTGGATCCGGAAGAGGTGAAGAGAGCTGGGAATGAGCACTACAGAAGAGGCAATTTTGCAGAGGCTTTGAGCTTTTATGATCGGGCAATTGCTTTGGCTCCGGCCAATGCAGCTTACCGGAGCAACCGGGCTGCGGCATTGACCGGTCTAGGGCGGCTGGGGGAGGCGGTGAGGGAGTGTGAGGAGGCTGTGAAGTTGGATCCCAATTATGGCAGAGCTCACCACCGTTTGGGTTCTTTGTTTCTTAG GTTAGGGCAGGTGGAGAATGCCAGGAGGCATCTTTGTCTTCCAGGGCTGCAGCCGGATGCGGCTGAATTACGGAAATTAGAGGTAGTAGAGAAGCATCTTAAAAAATGTACAGATGCACGTCGTGTAGGAGATTGGAAAAGTGTATTGAGGGAAAATGACTCTGCTATTGCTGCTGGAGCTGACTTTTCTCCCCAG CTCTCTATGTGTAGAGCGGAAGCACATTTGAAGCTCCACCAAATTGATGATGCTGAATCAGTCCTATCAAATATACCCAAATTAGACACATATACCAACTCCTCACAATCTAAGTTCTTTGGGATGCTTTCTGAAGCATATACTTACTTTGTCTTGGCCCAAATTGAGATGGCATTTGGAAG GTTTGAGAATGCAGTTACTTCTGCTGAGAAAGCTGGAAAGATTGATCCCCGAAACCTAGAAGTTGCGTCGCTGCTTCAAAATGTGCGAATGGTGGTGAGAGCTCGTGCCCGTGGCAATGATCTCTTCAAGTCTGAAAGGTTCACCGAAGCGTGCTTAGCTTATGGTGATGGTCTGAGGCTTGATCCTTCAAACTCTGTTCTATATTGCAACAGAGCAGCTTGCTGGTTTAAGCTTGGGATGTGGGAGCATTCCATTGAAGACTGCAACCAGGCCCTATGTATTAAACCGAATTACACAAAAGCTCTTCTTCGAAGGGCTGCATCAAACAGCAAG CTAGAAAGATGGGTCGATGCTGTTAGAGACTATGAGATCTTGAGGAGGGAGCTTCCTGATGACAATGAAGTTGCTGAATCATTGTTTCATGCTCAAGTTGCATTGAAAAAGTCTCGTGGGGAAGAAGTGCATAATATGAAGTTTGGGGGTGAAGTAGAAGAAATATTGGGTCTTGAGCAGTTTAGAGCTGCAATATGTTTACCAG GTGTCTCCGTGGTCCATTTCAAAGCAGCATCCAATTTGCAATGCAAGCAAATATCACCTTTCGTGGACACGCTCTGTGGCCGCTACCCATCCATAAATTTCCTCAAG GTTGACATTGAAGAAAGCCCAGCAGTTGCGAACATTGAAAATGTGAAGATTGTACCAACATTCAAGATATACAAAAACGGTAGCCGAGTGAAGGAAATGGTGTGCCCCTGTCGCGAAATGTTAGAACACTCGGTCAGGCATTATAGCTTTTAG